A window from Nothobranchius furzeri strain GRZ-AD chromosome 17, NfurGRZ-RIMD1, whole genome shotgun sequence encodes these proteins:
- the LOC139063793 gene encoding uncharacterized protein produces MDNTVKLAMLGRANIAMQLKTRDAGLQGHPELHQQYAKDQNEDHASRREIRASPLKRPPEACCKPAVTGSSREELWKHIGVKYIYDQTGDVLEDRRVANAALGTEDVAVAEDEGFEESEDFVDLTVPILETMLQTPQPACSYDFLTSPASEPFLEIASVEVKHAPVDAMKETASPSRLPDFHSDDTCSRDIKETGSILEHAFLDSSRIATRLLKPFLSSSAWLTQTQRQWKV; encoded by the exons atggacaacacggtgaagctagctatgctaggcagagctaacatagcCATGCAGCTAAAGACGAGGgacgcaggcttgca gggtcatccagagcttcaccaacagtatgcaaaagatcag AACGAAGACCATGCCAGCAGAAGGGAGATCAGAGCCTCACCCCTAAAGCGGCCTCCTGAGGCATGCTGCAAACCAGCTGTCACAGGAAGTTCTCGGGAAGAGCTGT GGAAACACATTGGGGTCAAGTATATCTACGACCAAACAGGAGATGTTCTTGAGGACCGCAGAGTGGCAAATGCAGCATTGGGGACAGAGGACGTAGCTGTGGCAGAAGATGAGGGCTTTGAAGAGTCTGAGGATTTTGTGGATCTGACAGTTCCCATTTTGGAAACCATGCTCCAGACTCCTCAACCTGCCTGTTCATATGACTTCTTGACATCACCTGCATCTGAACCCTTCCTAGAGATAGCATCTGTAGAAGTTAAACATGCTCCTGTGGATGCAATGAAAGAAA CTGCATCTCCATCAAGGCTGCCTGATTTCCACTCTGATGACACCTGCTCCAGGGACATCAAGGAGACAG GTTCTATTCTGGAGCACGCATTCCTGGACAGTAGCCGGATTGCAACCAGATTGTTGAAGCCCTTTTTGTCCAGCTCTGCATGGCTTACCCAAACCCAAAGACAGTGGAAGGTGTGA